In the genome of Sinorhizobium chiapasense, the window GCTCTGATCCTCTGCGTGTTTATCCTCAAATCGTTGAGGTTTAAGGAAACATGCAGTAGGGCATGATCGTTAAGGGTAGGCTAAAGAAGTTTATGAAATCTTAACCATACCGCAGGCCCGGCAGAGACCTTGCCGCCACTTGCGCGACGGCCATTCCCGGTCCATCCTGCCCCTATAGCGCCGCGCGCCCTATCAGACGCGCAAAGGACGCTGTAGCACTTCGAATTGCTGCGTGTTTCCTTAAACCGGATACGATTTAAGGAAACATGCAGTAGCCTTCACGGAGCTGCCGATGACATTCCGCCTGCCGCAGTCGCTGAACCGCTTCGATACCAGAAGCGGCGTGAACGTGCTCGAATATGAGCTGATGGCGGAGCGTGCGGACGCGCTTGGCCGCCACGGCTTGAAGGTGGAAAGGGCGATCGCAGCGCTGGACAAGTTCGACAGCGGCAAGGACGGGCCGGCTGTCCGCGAGCGGCTGCTCGACGAGGCGGCGGATGCCGTCTGGGCCTTCCTCATCCAGCGCGAGATATGCGGCCTGCGCGACAGTCGCGACGCGGTGCGCCGCTACGGCATTCCAAAGGAGGTCATGGCCCGCCTCGGAATCGTCAGAAAGCGATAGTCAGCAATTCAAAAGACGCCGGAGCGCAGGGGTCATTGTGATCCAGCCAGCTTGCGCCTGATAAAGTCGTAGATGCCGTCTTCGTCAACGTGAAGAACGAACAGATCGCGGGCCTCGGCAGCCTGTTGGTCGGTCTGTTTTTCGCCGTTCTCATGGAGCGCAGCCATGAGGCTCGCCTCTTCCTTTGTGATACCGGCATTGTCGCGCGCGCTGTCTTGGCTTTGCGAGGTGTCCTGGTCGCCGTCATCGTTCTGCGCCTGCGTTTCCGCGACCTCGGCGCCGGCGGCAAGCACCGTCAGCATCTCGGCGGCGTCGACGCCTTCGCCATCGGGCGGCATTTTCCCGGCGTCTATATCGGAGGCAACCTCGTTCCGCTTTCTTACGGCCTCATGCAGTTCCTTGACATCGTCGAGCTTGTCATTCGCCTCGAGCGCACGAATCGTCTTCTCGCGCTCAGCGCGGGTTTCCTTGTCCTCGACGCGCGTCGGATCGCTCTCAGTCCGCTCGAGTTTCAGTTCCTCGAGCGATTTCGGATTGGCGGCATCCTCCAGCCGTTGCAGCACTTTTGCCGTTTCGATCGCATTCAGCCCGCCATCTTGCGTCTTGGTTTGCAGCGCCGCCTCGAGCTTGTCGTCTTCCGTGCCATAGGGATTCTTGATCGCGGCCAGGACTTCCGAGAGCGAAAGGTCGAGTGTGTCGAGGCCAAGCGTCTTCTCGATTACGCGGATTTGCTCGGGCTCAAGACCGGAAAGCGCCTCTTCGAGCTGACGCCCATAGGCATAGGCCGATTGGCCATCGGCTCGCTCCAGACCGACGAGTTCGCCGAGCTTGCCGATCAGTTCGAGCTTGAGCTCGGTGACGTCGACCACGGCGCGATTGAAGAAGTGGTTGTTGATCTTGTCGTTGGCGGCCTTCTGCGCCTCGTCCGACTTGATCCGCGCCTTGAGGATCTTGTCCTCCTTGGTCGCTTTCGCCTTTTCCTCTTCCTCCGCGCGGCGCTTTTCGATGTCCTCGATGATCGAGCCCACGAGGGTGGTCGAGACGGTCGCGCTTGCCTGCTGGGTCGGAAGCAGCATCGTTTCAATCCGCCATCTGATTGTACCGGTTTGAAACGATAGGTGGCCGAGGTTAACTGCGCCTTAATGATGCTGGCCGAGACCGGGGCTGCCGAAGGCACGGCGAAGATCTTCGCCGTGTCTTGCAAGCTGAGCCTTTACCGATAGGGCGAATAGCAGGCCCTGTCCGGGCCTTCCTGATACAGCGCGAGAGATATGCGGCCTGCGCGACAGTCGCGACGCGGTGCGCCGCTACCGCAGTGCGAAGGAGGTCATGGCCCGTCTTGGGATTTCCGGAAAGCGATAGGCCCGCATTTCCGCGACGCCCGACGCGGCAGTCTGCCCAGTCGCAGCTTCAAGAATCAAGGAGGCCCGGCGGATGCAGCCGCCGCGCCTCGTTCGAGCGGGCCCTTACCAGCCCCCATAGTATCCGGGTCGGTAATACCGATGTCCGTAGTAGCCGGGGCGATAGTAGCCGTACGGGGCACCGTAATACCGGTGTGGATAGTAACCGGGATAATAGCCTGGGCCGTAATAGCGGGTCCCGTAATAATACCGGTTCCCGTAGTAGTAGCGACCTGGAAAGTAACCGACGCCGGGCCCGAAATAGAAGGCGATGCCGGCCCGGCGATAGCCGGGAGAGTAACCCGGCCAGCCACCGTAGTAGCCGCCGCGCCAGCGCGGATAATAACCCCGACGATAATATCCACGGTGGGTCACGTTCTGGACATCCGCGGGGGCCTTCATCTCTATATCGAGCGCCGGACGCGGCATGGCCTGGACAGGCGCGACAGGGGGAATCATGGAGGCGGCCGCCAGCGCGCAGCTCATAACGAAATTCCGAAATCCCGTCATTTTTTCCTCACTTTCCGAAAGACGTGCTTTCCGGTTTGTCCCTGCTCCATAAACTTTTGTTTTGGTTGGTTGTTCCATGACGTCGGGTCGCGCGCACGCGTGCTCATCCGCCGGACTTCCGCGCCGATCAGCCGTCGGAGGAAGCATGCGCCTCTCCGGCACTCATGTCACTGGAATTCGTGCCCTATTTTTGCGGGTTGGGAATGCTCCAACCGGACCGGCGGAAGGCGGGCACGACGAAGCGGCGACACTCCCCGGAGCTTTTTCGTGATCCGACACGAAAACTTCAAAATGCCTGTTGACACTTCGGTCCCGGCCTTTTACATGCCGGTCCGTCGCCCAGATGGCGGAATTGGTAGACGCGCAGGTTTCAGGTACCTGTGCCGCGAGGCGTGGAGGTTCGAGTCCTCTTCTGGGCACCAAATTCCGATTTCAGACCGCCTCGTGCGGTCGTGAAACACAAAAAAAGCCCGGCCAGCCGGGCTTTTTTGTTGTCTAGAGCGCCGTGCGTTCAAGTGAACGCACAAAGGACGCTCTAGCACTTTGATTCTAGAGCATCTTATCCGCTTTCAGTGATTCCACTTGAAAGCGGGATGCTCTAGCGTTTTGTGGTGGCCTCGCGGGCTTCATTTGAAGCCGTCGCGGCTCACGTGAGACGCTGGCGGGCATGGGGGGTGCCACCGCTCTACAATCTCAGGAGCCACGCCTCAACCTTCCCTTTGCCCTTGACGTCGATTGTGCCGCGCGGCTCGAAGACGAACTGGCCTTTGAGCTTTTCGTAGACCGCGCGCGTAACCTGGATCGAATTGGGAATGCCGCCTGTTTCCATCCGGCTTGCGAGGTTCACGGTGTCTCCCCAAAGGTCGTAGATGTATTTGCTCTTACCGATGACGCCGGCCACGACCGGGCCGGTGTTGATGCCCACTCTGATGCTGAGCGAGGTGTTGTGTTCCAGGGCGTGCTCGCGGGTAATGTGAACCATCCGGATGGCCATGCGAACCATGCGCTCGGCGTGGTCGGCCGTGGGCACGGGTAGGCCGCACACCGCCATATAGGCATCGCCCACCGTCTTGATCTTCTCGACCCCGAGATCTTGAGCAGAAGCGTCGAAACGGGTGAAGAGCCCGTTGAGCAGTGTCACGACATCCTGCGGCGGCATATCAGACGTCAGCTCCGTGAATCCGACGATATCAGCGAAAGCGACAGTGACCTCCGCAAAGCCATCCGCAATCCCTGCCTCGCCACTACGCAGCCGGTTGGCGATCGGCGCGGGCAACACGTTCAGCAGCAGCTGCTCGTTCTCGCGATTCTTCTCCTCGATCGCGACGTTCTTCTGTCGAATATCCTCGACCATGCCATTGAAGGCCGAGCAGAGCTGGCCGATCTCGTCGCCCGTGCGGACCGGGACGCTGGCGCCGTAGTCGCCGGCGGCGAAGCGTTTCACCGCGGCGGTGAGCTCGAGCAGTGGCTGAAGCAGCGCGCGCGAAAGCCACGCGGCCGCGGCTGCCACCACCAGCGCCGCCAGCCCCCCGACCACCATCAGATCCCGGCGCAGCCGGTCGATCGGCGCGAAGGCTTCGGCGCTGTCGATCTTGGCGACAAGCCCCCACTTGACGTCGTGAATTGCGAGTGGCCCCCATGAAGCGAGCGTCGGAACGCCACGGTAGCCGATGATCTCGCCAGTACCTTCGACACCGGCCAGCGCCGCCCTAGTGGCCTGGGTGTCGATGCGTTGATGCAGCACGGGTGTCCTGTAGCGCCGAATGGCTGACATCTCGCTCTCAGGGCTGCCCACGGCGCGGAGGTCGGCGAAATAGCCGTCGAGATTCTCGTAGAACGCGCGCGGGGCCGAGCGCACCAGATAGTCCGGCCCGACGAGATATGCCTCGCCCGTGTTGCCAAATCCATCCTGCCGCCAGCGGCGGCCGCCGGTGACGACGTTGTCGATCTCCTCGTTCGACAGCTGCGCGATCAGCACGCCGATGACGACGCCCTTGTCGATAATCGGCGCGCTCATGAACGCGATTGGTGCGCCGCCTGATGGCTCATAAGGCGCGAAATCCGCAAGGCAGACAGCCGACTGGTCGGGAGCCAGCGAGCAGCGGGCGACTGCCGTTGCGACGTTTGAGCGGCGGTACGGACCGAACTGGAGGGATGTGGTGAAGTCCGTCTCCTTCTGGACGGTGTAGATCAGCCGGCCCGACTTGGGGTCGGCCACCATGAAGTCGAAGAATCCGACCGTTGCGGCGGCCGCCCGCATCAGCGGATGATAGATGGCGTGTAGCCGGCTGTATTCGCTGCCGTCGCCGGCGTCGTCGAGGAGCCCGCGCCGCTCCGCCGGGTTCGGATTGGCCACGATGTAGTGATACTGCAGGTAGTAGGGGGCTCCGCCGACCGGCAAGTAGTCGGACAGGGCTGGCTCCCTGCCCAAGAGACTCGTCATTTGCGGGATGATGTTCTCGGAATACCAGGCGCTGACCTTTTGGCTCAATTCGGGTGGTATGCCTGCCCGATCAAGTTGTTCTACTGCGATCCGGAACTCGCGTGTTGATTCGACTGCCATCTTCGAGGTGGCAAGGAGGCGCAACTCGGCCTGGATCGTGCGGAAGTAGGTTTCGATCTGGCGCGCTTTGGTCTGCCGGGCGGTCGTGAGCTGATCGAAAATTGCCTGCTCGAGCGCATCGCGGGCGCGGATATATCCGAGCACTGCCGTCAGCAGGACGGCGACCGCGCCAAGCAGGACGAGCGTCGCGAGCAGTTTTGCGGCCAGGCCCCAGCGCGCGGGCCGTGGTGTGCCGGTCACACCCTTGAAAGACATCCTCGACCTCTAATCCACAACGCGAAGTTTTTGGGCAGGCATCACCGGCGATGACAGCGTTTAGTCAGGTCGTTGCAAGTAACATCTGCTACCGATGACAGAGTACTGAAGTCGCGGCCTTGTGGCAGTATATTTTCAGGTCGACAGGGGCTATATGAACAGAGTTGCCACTCCGTCCTTTTCAATCTAACGCGGTCACGGAAGAACATCGACTTTGCGCCGGTAAGTGCCCGATCTCTCACGCGCTGACGTCTGCAGTGTACCGAATTCGCCATTTGGGCCGATTGCGCCAAACAACTGCTCACCGTGCTGCTGGAATCGAGCACCCTGAGCCTACGCAGCGAGCCACAGGCAATTGCAAGCAGATCGACGACTAGAGCATCCCGCTTTCAAGTGGAATCACTGAAAGCGGATAAGATGCTCTAGAATCAAAGTGCTAGAGCGTCCTTTGTGCGTTCACGCACGGCGCTCTAGGCTGCCGTTCCGGTTTGCGCTTCATCCATTTTCGGTTCGGCGACAGGGATTGCCGCCAGGACCTCGTAGATGTCCAGGGCTGTTGCCCGCCCCTTGGCCTGCGCCGAGCCGAGCGGGCGGAATGTGATGACGTCCTTGCATTGGGCAACGACTGCGCCGCTCGCCATGATCGTCGTGTCGTAATTCTTATTCATGCCTTCAAGCCGCGAGGCGACGTTCACCGTGTCGCCCATCGCCGTATATTGCAGCCGCTCCTTCGCGCCGACGCTGCCGACGACGGCGGTGCCGGTATGAATGCCGAAGCGCGTCCGGAATTCCGGAAGGCCCTTTGCCTTCTGTTTCTCGTTGAACGCCTGCAGCCTCTCCTTGACGGCGAGCGCGCAGCGACAGGCGTGTTCGGCATGTCGTTCGTCGGCGACCGGCGCGTTCCACATGGCGAAGACCGAGTCGCCGAGGAACTGGATGATCGTGCCTTCGTGGGCATGGACCGTTTCGCTGAAAATATCGAAATACTCCGAAAGCATCGCCACCACCTCCTCCGGCGCGTGACGCTCGCTGATCGTGGTGAAGTCGTAGATATCGGTGAAAAGCGCCGTCACCTCCTGACGCCAGGCGGCCCGGCCGCTGAACTGCCCGGATTCGATGCCTCGCCGCACCAGTTCCTTGGGCACGTAGAGCGCGAAGGTGAAGATCGCGTCGCGGGCCTTGTTCATCGCGCCGTTGAGCGTCGAGATTTCCGTGACATACGAGGGCACGTCGATCGGTGTGGTGAAGTCCAGGTCCTGCAGCCGGTTGGCGCTGGCGGTCAGCTGGTGCAGAGACTTCGTGATCAGGTGGGCGAGAACGAGAGCGCTGAGGACGGCGAGCACCACGACGGCGCCTGAAACCGCGAGGCCCTGGAGCAGGGCGGCGTTGGCGGTCGCCATCAGTTCGTCGAGAGGCGCGGCGACGACGACCCGATGCCCCGAGAGCAACAGGGCCGAGGCCAGCGGCGTCACCATGACGAGATAGGTTCGGTCACCGACGTCGACGAAGCTCGCCTTGCCGGCCGTAGGTGCGTTCAACCGAATGCTTTCGACCAGTGGGTCGTTCTTGGGAGATGCCTCCGGATCGTATCTCTCCGTCGCGGCAAGGATGCGGCGCATCATGGCGGGATTGGAGTGGATGATCGGCCGTCCGACCGCGTCGAGAATGAACGAAACGGAACCGTCGGTGAGCCGCTCGCGCGACAGGAAGTCGGTAATCGTGTCGAGAACGACGTCTGCGCCGATGACGATCTTTCCGTTTCCGTGATGGGCTTGCGATATCGTCATTCCGAGCTTGCCGGTCGTGGCCATCTCGTAAGGCCCGGTTGATACCGGACCGGTCCCGTCGACGGCGGCCTGATACCAGGGGCGGGTTTGCGGGTCGAAGCCCGTTGGCGTCAGCCGGCGTTCGGCGAACTGGATGCCGGCGGCATCGAGGAACAGAACGCGGTTGACCGGCTTTCCTTCGGCGTCCTTTTCCATCGAGCGCACGGCAAGTGCCGCCCCTCGCGGCACATCGAGCGCCATACGCCATGCAGGCATTGCCAGATCGACGACCTGGAAGAACCTACCATCCGGATAGCCGACGTAAACGCCATCGATATGCGGAGACCGCATGATGCCTTCACGCAGGATCGCGATCTTGTCGTTCAAACGCTCCGGTGGTGGCACGAGGAAGGAATTGGCCACCGATGCCACGAGACCGACGAGCGCCGATGTGTCGCCGGAGAGAACGCCGAGCCGGTCGACGAGACGGCCGACGAAGGCGTGCATGTTGGCCTCGGCGTCTTCGATCGCCGCATTGCGCGAACGGCGGTAATCGAGGCCGACCAGCGTCGCCGACACGACGATGAGCATGGCAACCATCACGAGGGCAAACAGCGACCGGAGAGAATGCGTCCAGATCGCGGGATGCCTATTCTCGTCGGAGCCGCGCATGCGTCTGTGTCCCCGTCAGTACGTTTGCCGTCAATCTTTGCAGCATTGCACGGCGTTTGCATAGAACTTGTTAATTGGCGAGCCGCAGCAATGGAGGAGACCAGATACGGGCTTGGCTCGAGCATGGAGCGTAAGCAATGGCCTACGATGATAAGGCGTCACGTAAGCTTGCTTGCGTCCTGCACGGGGATCGCGCCGAAGGTCCGGTTACCTCAAGCCTATGCTGGTTGAAACTGCTAATAGTTCAGACCACGCTTCTGCCGTTCGAGCGAAGGCGGCAATCGACTTCCCCGAAAGACCGGGCCGTCGCCCTCGCGGCATTTGTAGACCGTGTCGTAGCCTGGCCCGCGCGAGGACTCGAATGGCGCCCAGCGGTCGACGAAGATCTGCTCGCAGGCCACCCTCGGCGGATCCCGCAGCGGATCCTCGGCGCGGACGCCCGGAAGGTCGTGGTAGGCTTGAGCGAACTGCGGCACGCTTTGCGCCGTCAGAGCGGCGCCTGCCGAGATTCCGAGGAGGAAGGTGGCGCTGGCAGACACCAGGATGGATCGAAGCGAAATCATGCTCTCGGGCTCTCGGGAAGGAAACGGCAGAACCGGGCGGGAGAACCTACGGTATTGCCTCTGGCAAACTTGCGCTATAGGCCAACTGTGTTCCAATTCACTTGGCTAGTTGATCTGGGGATTTTCGATGGCGAATGCAATACGATTCCACGAAGGCGATATTTCCGCGGCCGATGCGGCCCGCTACACGGGCGCTATCGCCATCGACACGGAAACGCTCGGCCTCATTCCCCGCCGCGACCGGTTGTGCGTGGTGCAGCTTTCACCGGGCGACGGTACCGCCGACGTGATCCGCATCGCCGCCGGGCAGAGGGAAGCGCCGAACCTCGTTGCGATGCTCGCCGATCCGACGCGCCAGAAGATCTTCCACTTCGGCCGCTTCGATATCGCCGTGCTCTTCCACACCTTCGGCGTCACGGCGACACCGGTTTTCTGCACCAAGATCGCCTCGCGGCTGACGCGCACCTACACCGACCGGCATGGGCTCAAGGACAATCTCAAGGAACTGCTCGACGTCGATATTTCCAAGCAGCAGCAGTCATCGGACTGGGCGGCCGACATCCTTTCGCCGGCCCAGCTGGAATACGCCGCTTCCGACGTGCTCTACCTCCATGCGCTGCGCGACAAGCTGACGGCGCGCCTCGTGCGCGATGGCCGCATGGAGCATGCCGAAGCCTGCTTCGCCTTCCTGCCGACACGTGCCAAACTCGACCTGCTCGGCTGGGAGGAAACGGATATTTTCGCGCACAGCTGACGGATTTCAGGGGGTGAGCCACAACAGCGCCGCATAGCGCGCCGCCTTGCCTATCGTCACGAAGACAAGAAACGGCGTCAGCGGCGTCCTCAGCAGCCCGGCGACGAGCGTCAGCGGATCGCCGATGACGGGCAGCCAGGAAAAAAGCAGCACGGGCCGGCCATAGCGCTGAAAGAGCGCCTCGGCTCGTTGCCGCGCGGGAGGCGAAACCGGAAACCAGCGGCGGTGCTCGAAGCGGATGAGAAACCGGCCGAGCGCGAAATTGACAACGGCGCCAAGCACGTTGCCGGCGGTCGCCGCCAGGAAGAGCGCAGTGCGGCTCGTCTCGCCCGCAAGCGCCGCCGCGACGATTGCCGCCTCCGAAAGGCCGAAGAGCAAGGTCGCCGACAGGAAGGCAGCGGCAAAAACGCCGGAAAGCATACCGAAGTCCAGGCTCAGCTCCTGTCGACACGGCCGAGATCGCGCTCCGGCCCGATGCACTCGTGCTTCCATGGCGCGCGGCGTCAGAAAATCCGCCTGCACGCACCACCGCCACCAAAGCGTTCAGATCGCTGATGCCTACCTTCATTATTCGAAAATCCGCACAGCCTGTGCGGGTTGTATCAGGTAGTCGCACATTCGAACAACGCCTATCTGCGTTTCGTTAGATAGGGGGAAAGATCATGACCATCAACGACCAAACTGGAACCTTGGGCAACCGCACCCTGAAGCGTGTTGGTTACGGCGCAATGCAGCTCGCCGGGCCTGGCGTGTTCGGCCCGCCCAGGGATCATGGCGCGGCAGTGGCCGTGCTGCGCGCGGCCGTGGATGCCGGCGTGGACCACATCGACACCAGCGACTTCTATGGCCCGCATGTCACCAACCGGTTGATCCGTGAGGCGCTCGCGCCCTATCCCGACGACCTCGTTATCGTCACGAAGATCGGCGCCCGACGCGGTGAGGATGGAGCGTGGCTCCCGGCCTTCTCAAAGGAGGAATTGAAGCAGGCGGTGGATAATAACCTGCGCAATCTCGGGCTCGACGTGTTAGAGGTGGTGAACCTCCGCATCATGTTCGATGCGCATGCCCCTGCAGAAGGGTCGATCGAGGCACCGCTTACCGCCTTGGCCGAGTTTCAGCAACAGGGCTTGGTGCGTCATATCGGACTGAGCAACGTTACGCCAGCGCAGGTTGCCGAAGGACGCCGGATCTGCGACATCGTCTGTGTGCAGAACCACTATAATCTGGCGCATCGCGCTGATGACGCTCTGATCGACGACCTCGCTCGCGACGGCATCGCCTATGTCCCTTTCTTCCCGCTTGGCGGGTTCACTCCACTGCAGTCGTCCACCTTATCCGATGTCGCAAAGCGCCTTGACGCGACGCCGATGCAGGTCGCACTCGCATGGCTGCTTCATCGCGGGCCCAACATTCTTCTGATCCCCGGCACATCCTCGGTCGCGCATCTGCGTGAGAACCTCGCCGCCGCCGACATCGCTCTCTCGGATGATACGCTCAAGGCACTGGACGGCATGGCGGAAAGCTCCAGCTTCGGCTGACGATCTGAAGCTAGAAAGCGATCCCACTGCTTCGCAACGCCTTCTTGCGTTGCGGCGCGACTACGCTCCTCAGGCGCCTCGAATGCCACTCCGAACGCCGCCGTGATAGTGCTGGAGCAACTGGCTCAGCTTCTGTCGACATGACCGAGATCGCGCTCCGGCTCGATCACGTCGCGGATCCGCTGCTTCAACTCCTTCGGCCCAGGGAAGCCGCCGTCGCGTTTGCGCTCCCAGACGAGCTCGCCATCGACCCGGATCTCGAAATTGCCGCCAGTGCCGGGGATCAGCGCGACTTCGCCGAGCGCGTCGCCAAAGGTCGACAGCAGCTCCTGCGCCATCCAGCCGGCGCGCAGCAGCCAGTTGCACTGGGTGCAATAGAGGATTGTGACGCGGGGCTTTTCGCTCATCTCATGCTTCCTGCCTGTGCTCGGACGATACAGCGCCGCGCGTCTTATCAGACGCGCAAAGGACGCTGTAGGACTTTTATTTGCTGCATGTTTTTGTCCTTAAAT includes:
- a CDS encoding DUF6665 family protein, which produces MTFRLPQSLNRFDTRSGVNVLEYELMAERADALGRHGLKVERAIAALDKFDSGKDGPAVRERLLDEAADAVWAFLIQREICGLRDSRDAVRRYGIPKEVMARLGIVRKR
- a CDS encoding BA14K family protein, whose product is MTGFRNFVMSCALAAASMIPPVAPVQAMPRPALDIEMKAPADVQNVTHRGYYRRGYYPRWRGGYYGGWPGYSPGYRRAGIAFYFGPGVGYFPGRYYYGNRYYYGTRYYGPGYYPGYYPHRYYGAPYGYYRPGYYGHRYYRPGYYGGW
- a CDS encoding adenylate/guanylate cyclase domain-containing protein — translated: MSFKGVTGTPRPARWGLAAKLLATLVLLGAVAVLLTAVLGYIRARDALEQAIFDQLTTARQTKARQIETYFRTIQAELRLLATSKMAVESTREFRIAVEQLDRAGIPPELSQKVSAWYSENIIPQMTSLLGREPALSDYLPVGGAPYYLQYHYIVANPNPAERRGLLDDAGDGSEYSRLHAIYHPLMRAAAATVGFFDFMVADPKSGRLIYTVQKETDFTTSLQFGPYRRSNVATAVARCSLAPDQSAVCLADFAPYEPSGGAPIAFMSAPIIDKGVVIGVLIAQLSNEEIDNVVTGGRRWRQDGFGNTGEAYLVGPDYLVRSAPRAFYENLDGYFADLRAVGSPESEMSAIRRYRTPVLHQRIDTQATRAALAGVEGTGEIIGYRGVPTLASWGPLAIHDVKWGLVAKIDSAEAFAPIDRLRRDLMVVGGLAALVVAAAAAWLSRALLQPLLELTAAVKRFAAGDYGASVPVRTGDEIGQLCSAFNGMVEDIRQKNVAIEEKNRENEQLLLNVLPAPIANRLRSGEAGIADGFAEVTVAFADIVGFTELTSDMPPQDVVTLLNGLFTRFDASAQDLGVEKIKTVGDAYMAVCGLPVPTADHAERMVRMAIRMVHITREHALEHNTSLSIRVGINTGPVVAGVIGKSKYIYDLWGDTVNLASRMETGGIPNSIQVTRAVYEKLKGQFVFEPRGTIDVKGKGKVEAWLLRL
- a CDS encoding adenylate/guanylate cyclase domain-containing protein, whose protein sequence is MRGSDENRHPAIWTHSLRSLFALVMVAMLIVVSATLVGLDYRRSRNAAIEDAEANMHAFVGRLVDRLGVLSGDTSALVGLVASVANSFLVPPPERLNDKIAILREGIMRSPHIDGVYVGYPDGRFFQVVDLAMPAWRMALDVPRGAALAVRSMEKDAEGKPVNRVLFLDAAGIQFAERRLTPTGFDPQTRPWYQAAVDGTGPVSTGPYEMATTGKLGMTISQAHHGNGKIVIGADVVLDTITDFLSRERLTDGSVSFILDAVGRPIIHSNPAMMRRILAATERYDPEASPKNDPLVESIRLNAPTAGKASFVDVGDRTYLVMVTPLASALLLSGHRVVVAAPLDELMATANAALLQGLAVSGAVVVLAVLSALVLAHLITKSLHQLTASANRLQDLDFTTPIDVPSYVTEISTLNGAMNKARDAIFTFALYVPKELVRRGIESGQFSGRAAWRQEVTALFTDIYDFTTISERHAPEEVVAMLSEYFDIFSETVHAHEGTIIQFLGDSVFAMWNAPVADERHAEHACRCALAVKERLQAFNEKQKAKGLPEFRTRFGIHTGTAVVGSVGAKERLQYTAMGDTVNVASRLEGMNKNYDTTIMASGAVVAQCKDVITFRPLGSAQAKGRATALDIYEVLAAIPVAEPKMDEAQTGTAA
- a CDS encoding ribonuclease D — protein: MANAIRFHEGDISAADAARYTGAIAIDTETLGLIPRRDRLCVVQLSPGDGTADVIRIAAGQREAPNLVAMLADPTRQKIFHFGRFDIAVLFHTFGVTATPVFCTKIASRLTRTYTDRHGLKDNLKELLDVDISKQQQSSDWAADILSPAQLEYAASDVLYLHALRDKLTARLVRDGRMEHAEACFAFLPTRAKLDLLGWEETDIFAHS
- a CDS encoding YqaA family protein yields the protein MVAAALAGETSRTALFLAATAGNVLGAVVNFALGRFLIRFEHRRWFPVSPPARQRAEALFQRYGRPVLLFSWLPVIGDPLTLVAGLLRTPLTPFLVFVTIGKAARYAALLWLTP
- a CDS encoding aldo/keto reductase family oxidoreductase produces the protein MTINDQTGTLGNRTLKRVGYGAMQLAGPGVFGPPRDHGAAVAVLRAAVDAGVDHIDTSDFYGPHVTNRLIREALAPYPDDLVIVTKIGARRGEDGAWLPAFSKEELKQAVDNNLRNLGLDVLEVVNLRIMFDAHAPAEGSIEAPLTALAEFQQQGLVRHIGLSNVTPAQVAEGRRICDIVCVQNHYNLAHRADDALIDDLARDGIAYVPFFPLGGFTPLQSSTLSDVAKRLDATPMQVALAWLLHRGPNILLIPGTSSVAHLRENLAAADIALSDDTLKALDGMAESSSFG
- a CDS encoding SelT/SelW/SelH family protein → MSEKPRVTILYCTQCNWLLRAGWMAQELLSTFGDALGEVALIPGTGGNFEIRVDGELVWERKRDGGFPGPKELKQRIRDVIEPERDLGHVDRS